One Candidatus Binatia bacterium genomic window carries:
- a CDS encoding fructose 1,6-bisphosphatase, protein MADVGKLNEEFLALEATRQNKRVVATFHSVRLLPLLPGATAIPAGVCDSVRRKLETLVEREAIRSCLVHRFGSDLLIQVNRIGADHYCQSPDDEVWAAIRSGLEDGSKATPDLLGALKPLMSQPIQEQCRQLRVRTLRFPFTERGAEPILVAKLISGAVGGFNRMLFNMFFHPDKGSHQRLDGTRFVALVEHVPSLLNQETRRRVYFFGDRAAEPCLHFVYPNAAGPITVEASQVGDWAELLSLIANPSEWVLSAVYAVQGRFVHDGNDWQATRHEPVALVCVQTPGSDPQSEPVLAVRLQSGLPAIGEAHFNLGGDFHLTVGGSNGGYHLAVMPTTLTEAAAGCTQPGVARICAYSYQSYDNGRIPPHHDVVDLFAQDSVQTRRLQRRATEFARLMMGHGEFQPFVTAEEAEARARDQAAKLANFFSPIPATEQGQVDEVVRRFARPGTLVLSDIKADGGGKLGHTAPPTLFVGVAQAALEEARQAGMLRSFEVFAVGDDLHLLMLHERGIDANEIHLLAFRTFWRAVWVTELLQYKPYGLAQDLKIGPATKGKKVEELAEPSEEFVNFLGRFLPDPERQALPKIEQALREWQGGRTATEVRRPFAGNVTGQGPGFAELPVFGPNTTVGLVAADKAGPAAFNLPVWFALNAVMERPQHLHTVGRSLAVEIFDVHKHRRIFLDAFYHRAEIGRLLGATNLFNVKRVWSLTQPVADPGQITQHLDQLLLSASTEKLALIAGGEYVGKDDPVLLGVPELVEPIFTLMRDGFYLTQGDERGSHYMMLSPKPLSEAVATIRSRGLEVGLRVGVHNGKHLTLQDVYAEPDFTEARDRIEALNEKLWTAQGSEFTPVGVGARDVEPAYPLMKVLRKITAADSRYGVWINK, encoded by the coding sequence ATGGCAGACGTCGGCAAGCTGAATGAGGAATTTCTCGCACTCGAAGCGACCCGTCAAAACAAAAGAGTGGTCGCAACGTTTCATTCTGTTCGGCTCCTACCACTCTTGCCCGGGGCAACTGCGATTCCGGCGGGGGTGTGCGACTCTGTCCGGCGAAAACTCGAAACCCTCGTTGAGCGAGAAGCGATCCGTAGCTGCCTGGTCCACCGGTTCGGGAGCGACTTGCTAATCCAGGTAAACCGAATTGGAGCCGACCACTACTGTCAAAGCCCCGACGACGAAGTTTGGGCAGCCATTCGAAGCGGGCTGGAAGACGGATCCAAGGCCACTCCGGACCTTCTCGGCGCTCTCAAACCCCTCATGTCACAACCTATCCAAGAACAATGCAGGCAACTTCGGGTACGGACCCTCCGCTTTCCGTTCACTGAACGGGGGGCAGAGCCGATCTTGGTGGCGAAACTCATCTCTGGTGCCGTGGGCGGGTTCAATCGGATGCTTTTCAACATGTTTTTCCATCCCGATAAGGGCTCGCATCAGCGGCTCGACGGCACTCGTTTCGTTGCGCTGGTCGAGCATGTCCCAAGCCTCCTCAATCAAGAGACCCGTAGGCGAGTGTACTTCTTTGGCGACCGCGCGGCGGAGCCGTGTTTGCATTTTGTCTATCCTAACGCTGCCGGACCCATAACCGTGGAGGCGAGCCAGGTCGGCGACTGGGCTGAGCTGCTCTCGCTGATCGCCAACCCGTCGGAATGGGTGCTGTCGGCAGTTTACGCGGTCCAAGGTCGTTTTGTTCATGACGGCAACGACTGGCAAGCTACACGCCATGAACCCGTAGCACTTGTCTGTGTTCAAACTCCGGGGAGTGATCCGCAGAGTGAACCTGTGCTCGCGGTTCGCTTACAGAGTGGTCTTCCCGCTATTGGCGAGGCTCATTTCAACCTCGGGGGTGACTTCCATCTCACCGTTGGGGGCTCCAATGGCGGCTACCACCTTGCGGTCATGCCAACCACGCTGACTGAAGCGGCGGCTGGATGTACACAGCCAGGCGTAGCCCGGATTTGCGCGTACTCGTATCAATCGTACGACAACGGCCGAATCCCCCCGCATCATGACGTCGTCGATCTCTTTGCGCAAGACAGCGTTCAAACAAGGCGCCTGCAACGCCGCGCCACTGAATTTGCGCGTCTCATGATGGGGCATGGGGAGTTCCAACCCTTTGTGACCGCCGAAGAGGCGGAGGCACGGGCACGGGACCAGGCAGCGAAACTTGCCAATTTCTTCTCGCCCATTCCGGCGACGGAACAGGGTCAAGTAGACGAGGTTGTAAGGAGGTTTGCCCGACCCGGCACGTTGGTGCTGTCGGACATTAAGGCTGATGGAGGGGGGAAGCTTGGTCACACCGCTCCGCCGACACTCTTCGTTGGGGTTGCCCAGGCCGCCTTAGAAGAGGCGCGGCAAGCCGGCATGTTGCGCAGCTTCGAGGTCTTCGCGGTGGGCGATGACCTTCACCTCCTCATGCTCCATGAACGGGGGATCGATGCGAACGAGATTCATTTGTTAGCGTTCCGAACGTTTTGGCGCGCAGTGTGGGTGACAGAGCTATTACAGTACAAGCCCTACGGGCTCGCCCAAGACCTCAAAATTGGCCCCGCCACCAAAGGGAAGAAAGTAGAAGAGCTTGCCGAACCCTCCGAGGAGTTTGTGAATTTCCTAGGAAGATTCCTCCCCGACCCCGAGCGGCAAGCCCTTCCGAAAATCGAACAAGCCTTACGAGAATGGCAAGGCGGACGTACGGCCACTGAAGTCCGCCGACCCTTTGCCGGGAACGTAACGGGACAGGGGCCAGGGTTTGCAGAGCTCCCGGTCTTTGGGCCGAACACAACGGTCGGCCTTGTCGCAGCAGACAAAGCCGGGCCCGCAGCATTCAATTTGCCGGTCTGGTTCGCCCTGAACGCCGTCATGGAACGTCCCCAACACCTCCACACCGTGGGCCGCTCACTAGCCGTAGAGATCTTCGACGTTCATAAACACCGACGGATTTTCCTCGATGCCTTCTACCACCGGGCGGAGATTGGGCGTCTCCTTGGGGCGACGAACCTGTTTAACGTCAAACGGGTCTGGTCTCTGACGCAACCTGTGGCTGACCCCGGCCAAATCACACAGCATCTCGACCAACTTTTGCTGTCCGCCTCGACGGAAAAGCTCGCGCTCATTGCAGGGGGAGAATATGTCGGCAAGGACGATCCGGTACTGCTGGGTGTTCCAGAACTTGTCGAGCCGATTTTCACGCTGATGCGCGATGGATTCTATCTCACGCAAGGTGACGAACGAGGATCCCACTACATGATGCTCTCCCCGAAGCCGTTGTCAGAAGCCGTAGCCACCATCCGTAGCCGCGGGCTAGAGGTTGGCCTGCGGGTTGGCGTGCACAATGGGAAGCATTTGACGCTCCAAGATGTGTACGCGGAGCCTGACTTTACAGAGGCGCGCGACCGCATCGAAGCTTTGAACGAAAAGCTCTGGACAGCCCAGGGTTCTGAATTCACCCCTGTTGGGGTTGGAGCTCGCGACGTGGAACCAGCTTATCCACTGATGAAGGTGCTCAGGAAAATTACGGCTGCCGACTCTCGCTACGGTGTTTGGATCAACAAGTAA
- a CDS encoding HNH endonuclease, which translates to MLNSKVLVLNRSFLPVHITSVRRAFCLLYQGLAHAVDQEYRTFDFESWAQLSASVHDERIGLVDRVIRVPRVILLLAFDRVPKRRVRFSRFNIYSRDRNTCQYCGQVFPRSELNLDHVIPRSRGGKSTWENVVCSCHTCNRRKGGRTPEEAGMKLLRTPRRPEWTPFMLETFSLRRYKEWAPFLSLVDASYWNVELQE; encoded by the coding sequence GTGCTAAATTCTAAAGTACTTGTCTTAAACCGGTCGTTTCTGCCGGTTCACATCACCTCTGTGCGGCGCGCGTTCTGTCTTCTGTACCAGGGGCTCGCACATGCTGTCGATCAGGAATATAGGACATTTGATTTCGAGAGCTGGGCGCAACTCTCGGCAAGCGTGCATGACGAACGTATCGGGTTGGTGGACCGAGTCATTCGCGTGCCGCGGGTGATTCTGCTTCTGGCCTTTGACCGCGTTCCCAAACGGCGCGTGCGCTTTAGTCGCTTCAACATCTACAGCCGTGATCGCAATACTTGTCAGTACTGTGGCCAGGTTTTCCCGCGGAGCGAACTGAATCTCGATCATGTGATTCCCCGCTCGCGTGGGGGTAAATCGACCTGGGAGAACGTTGTCTGCTCATGCCACACGTGCAATCGCCGCAAAGGGGGACGCACTCCGGAGGAAGCGGGCATGAAGTTGCTCCGAACGCCCCGGCGCCCGGAATGGACGCCGTTCATGCTCGAGACCTTTAGCTTGCGTCGCTATAAAGAATGGGCCCCGTTTCTTTCCCTTGTTGACGCTTCCTACTGGAACGTAGAGCTCCAAGAATAA
- a CDS encoding TIGR03960 family B12-binding radical SAM protein yields MSASSYESAYASILPLVQKPGRYLGAEYGVVRKDPQSVQLRVALAFPDVYEIAQSHPGLHILYDLLNRRRDVYAERVYAPWTDLEALLRQQKLPLVSLETFTPLHAFDILGFTLQYELTYTNLLNMLNLGGIPLFAHERDLRYPLVIAGGPCAFNPEPLAPFLDAVLLGDGEEAIHDICDVVLQWRKASDKEGLLLALRKIRGVYVPKFFEPEYTADGKLLRVTPKCSDYSQVEKRVVSDLNTIPTRKTFLVPSVPVVHDRPSIEVMRGCVKGCRFCQAGYIYRPLRERSPERVIQEALRAAAYTGQEELSLLSLSTGDYSCVNPVLKELMDRLETSRVAVSLPSTRVEALAPSLLEQIRRVRKTGFTLAPEAGTQRLRNIIQKEYSEEELLEAANLIFRLGWRHLKLYFMLGLPGETEEDLRGIADLSVKIRRLAPRGTEVVASVSNFVPKPHTPFQWVRQLSLEETRARQEFLHQALRGTGVSLRYHDARLSVLEGIFSRGDRRTAAALYRAFQLGCRFDGWTDQCRFDLWEQALQESGIDIGHELRRRLLDEPLPWDHLSSGVTKQFFQRELARAFEGTLTPDCSIARCTYCGACDFKEIRNIDYHIAGSKAAEHRGSAIRHWAADVVGTARESDDWEPRGWKKVHRPDLLRSPLRSPLNTMNPEAQEKAAQADQPHASLRVDTLGTAEEWLTANGEGALRAGVRFDQKSTRCRIRLRYVKTGRARFIGSVELTNLFYRAVRRARLPVAFSEGHHPLPRLSFGPALPFGIESESEFADLYLCEFLHPSEVKDRLNGEMPSGISIADAGEVPLRAPSLGKLIRGARYRVDLSDLLAEHGQSWIVARLTNYLGNESNNFSPAGGLAITGYREDHGVRLLLSQSSDELTVEISPGPRGATKLYPLLQSLLDMSRERVLRLPVRKVATLFRTDSTPIQGLTGQHPFCSTPA; encoded by the coding sequence ATGTCGGCAAGCTCCTACGAGTCCGCGTACGCCTCCATATTGCCCCTCGTTCAAAAGCCCGGTCGCTACTTGGGAGCGGAATACGGAGTGGTCCGAAAAGACCCTCAGTCGGTACAGCTTCGCGTGGCCCTGGCATTCCCCGACGTTTACGAGATTGCCCAATCGCACCCAGGTCTCCACATCCTTTACGACCTCCTGAACCGCCGGCGCGATGTGTATGCGGAGAGAGTGTACGCTCCATGGACCGATTTGGAGGCCTTGCTCCGCCAGCAAAAGCTGCCTCTGGTCTCCCTCGAAACCTTCACGCCGCTTCATGCCTTCGACATCCTGGGCTTCACGCTCCAGTACGAGCTTACATACACAAACCTTTTGAACATGTTGAACCTCGGAGGGATCCCCCTCTTCGCGCACGAGCGCGACCTCCGGTACCCACTTGTGATCGCAGGCGGTCCCTGTGCCTTCAACCCGGAGCCGCTTGCACCCTTTTTAGATGCAGTTTTATTGGGCGACGGCGAGGAGGCCATTCACGATATTTGCGACGTAGTCCTGCAATGGCGCAAGGCATCAGACAAAGAGGGCTTGTTGTTGGCCCTCCGCAAAATTCGTGGCGTTTACGTACCAAAATTTTTCGAGCCAGAATACACGGCGGACGGAAAACTCCTGAGAGTCACCCCTAAATGCTCGGACTACTCACAGGTGGAAAAACGCGTCGTTAGCGACTTGAACACCATTCCCACGAGGAAAACGTTTCTGGTGCCTTCCGTGCCAGTTGTCCACGATCGGCCAAGCATCGAAGTGATGCGTGGCTGCGTGAAAGGTTGTAGGTTCTGCCAGGCGGGATACATCTACAGACCTCTACGGGAACGAAGTCCTGAGCGCGTTATCCAGGAAGCTTTGCGAGCAGCTGCATACACCGGGCAGGAAGAACTCTCGCTGCTCAGCTTGAGCACCGGCGACTACAGTTGCGTCAACCCCGTACTCAAAGAATTAATGGACCGTTTGGAAACTTCCCGCGTTGCCGTGTCACTCCCATCCACGCGGGTGGAGGCATTGGCACCCTCACTTCTGGAACAAATTCGCCGCGTACGAAAAACAGGCTTTACCTTGGCACCGGAAGCGGGAACACAAAGGTTACGGAATATCATACAGAAAGAGTATTCAGAAGAGGAGCTCCTGGAAGCTGCAAATTTGATCTTTCGCCTCGGATGGCGACATTTAAAGCTGTACTTTATGTTGGGGCTGCCAGGGGAAACAGAAGAGGATTTACGTGGAATCGCGGATCTATCGGTCAAGATTCGCAGGCTCGCTCCCCGCGGCACGGAGGTTGTTGCATCGGTCTCGAACTTTGTACCCAAGCCCCATACACCGTTCCAGTGGGTTCGGCAGCTCTCTCTGGAGGAGACGAGAGCCCGCCAGGAGTTCCTACATCAGGCTCTTCGTGGAACCGGCGTCAGCCTCCGTTATCACGATGCGCGGCTTTCGGTTTTAGAGGGGATTTTTTCCCGCGGAGACCGCCGAACTGCTGCAGCCCTTTATCGAGCGTTTCAGCTTGGATGTCGCTTCGACGGATGGACCGACCAGTGCCGCTTCGACCTGTGGGAACAAGCACTCCAAGAATCGGGGATCGACATCGGGCATGAGTTGCGCCGTAGATTGCTCGATGAACCGCTTCCTTGGGACCACTTGAGTTCGGGTGTGACAAAACAGTTCTTCCAGCGCGAACTTGCTCGCGCTTTTGAGGGCACATTAACGCCAGACTGCAGTATCGCCCGCTGCACGTACTGCGGGGCCTGTGACTTTAAGGAGATTCGAAACATTGATTACCACATAGCCGGATCGAAGGCGGCCGAGCACCGGGGTAGCGCAATCCGACACTGGGCAGCAGACGTGGTTGGAACGGCTCGGGAAAGCGATGACTGGGAGCCCAGAGGATGGAAGAAGGTTCATCGACCGGATTTGCTACGGTCGCCGCTGCGATCGCCGCTAAACACCATGAATCCAGAAGCTCAGGAAAAGGCTGCGCAAGCAGACCAGCCTCATGCCTCGCTGCGCGTGGACACGTTAGGCACGGCGGAAGAATGGCTGACCGCCAATGGCGAGGGTGCTCTTCGCGCTGGGGTCAGGTTTGACCAGAAGTCCACCCGATGCCGAATCCGGCTACGCTACGTGAAAACCGGCCGCGCGCGCTTTATCGGAAGCGTGGAGTTAACCAATCTTTTCTACCGGGCTGTCCGCCGCGCAAGGCTACCGGTAGCCTTCAGTGAGGGTCATCATCCCTTGCCAAGACTTTCCTTTGGGCCAGCACTACCGTTCGGGATTGAAAGCGAGAGCGAGTTCGCGGACCTGTACCTTTGCGAGTTTCTCCACCCTTCGGAGGTGAAAGATCGTTTGAACGGTGAAATGCCTTCAGGCATCTCGATCGCGGATGCGGGGGAGGTACCCCTGAGGGCGCCGTCTCTCGGAAAACTCATCCGTGGCGCTCGATACCGAGTGGATCTGTCGGACCTTCTCGCCGAGCATGGACAATCTTGGATCGTAGCTCGACTCACAAACTATTTGGGCAACGAGTCCAATAATTTCTCCCCTGCCGGTGGTCTCGCAATTACGGGCTACCGGGAAGACCACGGAGTGCGCCTACTCCTTTCCCAAAGTTCCGATGAGTTGACAGTTGAGATCTCACCTGGACCGCGTGGCGCAACCAAACTGTACCCGCTGTTGCAATCCTTGCTAGATATGTCGCGGGAACGGGTGCTTCGCCTCCCCGTCCGCAAGGTGGCGACGTTGTTCCGAACGGACTCAACACCGATCCAGGGGCTCACGGGCCAGCATCCGTTCTGTTCCACACCGGCGTGA
- a CDS encoding ribonuclease E/G: MRQLLLEFSYLDIRAALLEQGTLVEFATEDLREPALLPGDVFQARVVKVMPEISGAIVDLGSQHGILQTRRFPECEVARTRTTLANGAKGWAYIPEKLREGLSIFVQVRRLPRGGKLARVSPHIVIEGFFLALALGRRGVHSPWQISRETRADILGVLANRGLREDGFEVHPRACFASTDELVSEIERLEQTQHRLLQALNGYSGPGLVYRAGDPVLRLFLAIGHPELTSICVDGDESALRRAKEAWLGLTRGRPTPFHRHQKPTPLFVEHRIDDQIEAALASDVPIPGGGFVRFDLTDAATVVDVNSGDKRLASHISSRSRRSLKSLNFDAARTILTQLRLRNCSGSIIVDFVNAPENGSESSWFSVLKDLLRGDAAITSYHVHRGCPLLHIQRRYRRPSLAELFLCKCPTCGSAAKRLNLETRLRNLLRETAHKLRTVPSARHAIIEAPRELFEYWLRSELDLVHALEAATSVNFEVRPAHSNQPSIRLVT, encoded by the coding sequence GTGAGGCAGCTTCTTCTTGAGTTTTCCTACCTCGACATCCGTGCTGCCCTGCTCGAGCAAGGCACCCTCGTGGAGTTTGCGACCGAAGATTTGCGCGAGCCGGCTCTCCTGCCCGGCGACGTGTTTCAGGCACGGGTGGTCAAGGTCATGCCAGAGATTTCAGGGGCAATTGTGGACCTCGGTTCACAGCACGGGATCTTGCAAACACGTCGCTTTCCGGAATGCGAGGTAGCTCGGACCCGCACGACCCTGGCCAACGGCGCAAAAGGCTGGGCTTACATCCCTGAAAAACTCCGCGAAGGCTTGAGCATTTTCGTACAAGTTCGAAGGCTGCCCCGAGGTGGCAAATTAGCGAGAGTAAGCCCCCACATTGTCATCGAGGGCTTTTTCCTTGCGCTCGCCCTCGGTAGACGCGGCGTCCATTCGCCGTGGCAGATTTCGCGTGAAACCCGTGCCGACATTTTGGGGGTCTTGGCCAACAGGGGCCTAAGAGAGGATGGATTCGAGGTCCATCCCCGCGCCTGCTTTGCATCGACCGACGAGTTAGTCAGCGAAATTGAGCGCCTCGAACAAACCCAGCACCGCCTGTTACAGGCTCTGAATGGTTATTCAGGCCCGGGGCTCGTTTATCGTGCTGGGGACCCCGTTCTCCGTCTCTTTCTTGCAATCGGCCATCCTGAATTAACCAGCATCTGCGTAGATGGAGACGAAAGCGCACTACGCCGCGCTAAAGAGGCTTGGTTGGGTCTAACCCGGGGTCGCCCCACTCCCTTTCATCGACACCAAAAACCCACACCTCTTTTCGTGGAACATCGCATCGATGACCAAATCGAGGCGGCCCTCGCGTCCGATGTCCCTATCCCGGGAGGAGGTTTCGTACGGTTTGACCTAACGGACGCCGCAACCGTGGTTGACGTAAACAGTGGCGACAAGCGACTAGCAAGCCACATCTCTAGCCGCTCACGACGTAGCCTCAAATCCCTTAATTTCGACGCCGCACGAACGATCCTAACACAGCTCCGCCTGCGAAACTGTTCAGGTTCCATCATTGTCGACTTCGTCAACGCCCCGGAGAATGGCAGTGAGAGTAGCTGGTTTAGTGTGCTCAAAGATCTCCTGCGGGGTGACGCGGCGATCACTTCTTACCACGTGCATCGAGGCTGCCCGTTGCTCCACATCCAGCGACGCTACCGGCGGCCCTCACTTGCTGAACTGTTTCTCTGCAAATGCCCAACGTGTGGTTCCGCTGCCAAACGGTTGAACCTAGAAACCCGACTGCGGAACCTGCTGCGAGAGACCGCCCACAAACTGCGAACGGTACCCTCGGCCCGCCACGCGATCATCGAGGCCCCAAGGGAGCTTTTCGAATATTGGTTGCGCAGCGAGCTCGACCTTGTTCACGCGTTGGAAGCCGCCACATCCGTGAACTTCGAGGTTCGGCCCGCCCATTCGAACCAACCGTCCATTCGACTCGTCACCTAG
- a CDS encoding 2-oxoacid:acceptor oxidoreductase subunit alpha, translating to MAAPPADPAVKHQPKPRTERDHVVIRFAGDSGDGMQVAGMQFTNESAVAGNDLSTLPDFPAEIRAPAGTLAGVSGFQVNFANHEIFTPGDELDVLVAMNPAALKMNIGDLKPNGILIVDREQFGEQNLRKAGYDSNPLEDGSLAKYQVYPIDITKLTALTLRDTNLPARTVNRCKNFFALGLVSWLFQRPVEPTQKWIATRFQKRPDLADANIRVLQAGFHFGETSELFASAFEVKPARLAPGTYRNITGNSALALGLVVAARKAGRPLFLGSYPITPASDILHELAALKEFDVYTFQAEDEIAGIGAALGAAFGGAIAVTTTSGPGMCLKAETINLAVSVELPLVICDIQRGGPSTGLPTKAEQADLLMALYGRNSESPVVVMAPATPADCFAVAIEAVRIAVKYMTPVIILSDGYLANGAEPWRLPAIEDLPDVPVHFRVDPKGYYPYLRDPETLSRPWVVPGTPGLEHRIGGLEKEHLTGNVSYAPVNHEQMVRVRARKIAGIAREISPTEVMGPSSGDLLVLGWGSTFGPIEAAVRKAQNEGKEVAHVHLRHLNPLPPDLGDVLKRFRRVLVPEMNLGQLVKIIRAEYLIDAVGLNKIQGVPFKEAEISRRIRQMLGD from the coding sequence ATGGCTGCACCACCGGCGGACCCCGCCGTAAAACATCAACCAAAACCGCGTACAGAACGCGACCATGTTGTCATCCGCTTTGCTGGCGACTCAGGCGACGGCATGCAGGTCGCGGGCATGCAGTTCACCAATGAGTCTGCCGTCGCCGGTAATGATTTGAGCACCTTACCCGACTTTCCGGCCGAGATTCGGGCGCCCGCGGGTACCCTCGCTGGCGTCTCCGGATTTCAGGTGAACTTTGCAAATCACGAAATCTTCACGCCCGGCGACGAGCTCGATGTGCTCGTGGCGATGAACCCAGCGGCGCTCAAGATGAACATTGGAGATCTCAAGCCCAACGGGATCTTAATTGTCGACCGGGAACAGTTTGGCGAGCAAAACCTGCGTAAAGCTGGCTATGACTCTAATCCGTTGGAGGACGGTTCGCTCGCAAAGTATCAGGTGTATCCGATCGACATCACCAAGCTCACTGCGCTAACGTTGCGCGACACGAACTTGCCCGCACGAACCGTCAACCGGTGCAAGAACTTTTTCGCTCTCGGGCTTGTGTCTTGGCTCTTCCAGCGTCCGGTTGAACCCACCCAAAAGTGGATCGCGACCCGCTTCCAAAAACGGCCCGATTTGGCGGATGCGAACATCCGCGTCTTGCAAGCTGGTTTTCACTTCGGAGAGACCTCAGAGTTGTTCGCCAGTGCCTTTGAGGTCAAGCCAGCACGCCTTGCTCCCGGAACGTACCGAAACATCACTGGGAACAGCGCACTTGCGTTGGGTCTCGTGGTCGCTGCGCGGAAGGCGGGTCGGCCGCTGTTCCTTGGCAGTTATCCAATTACTCCGGCGAGTGACATCCTTCACGAGCTTGCGGCCTTAAAAGAGTTCGATGTGTACACCTTTCAAGCCGAGGATGAGATTGCCGGAATCGGTGCTGCGCTCGGGGCGGCGTTTGGCGGCGCAATTGCTGTGACCACCACGAGCGGACCCGGAATGTGCCTAAAGGCGGAAACCATCAACTTGGCCGTCAGCGTCGAGTTACCCCTAGTCATTTGTGATATCCAACGAGGCGGTCCCAGCACCGGGCTGCCGACCAAGGCTGAACAGGCAGACCTACTGATGGCGCTATACGGCCGTAATAGCGAGTCGCCCGTTGTCGTAATGGCCCCAGCGACGCCAGCGGACTGCTTCGCAGTCGCCATCGAGGCAGTGCGGATAGCGGTCAAGTACATGACCCCAGTCATCATCTTGTCCGACGGTTACTTGGCGAACGGCGCTGAGCCATGGCGGCTTCCCGCTATCGAAGACCTTCCCGACGTCCCGGTGCACTTCCGGGTCGACCCGAAGGGCTATTACCCGTACCTGAGAGATCCGGAAACACTTTCCCGTCCGTGGGTGGTCCCTGGCACACCAGGCCTCGAGCACCGGATCGGCGGTCTCGAAAAGGAGCATCTAACTGGGAATGTGAGCTACGCGCCGGTTAATCACGAGCAAATGGTGCGAGTGAGGGCCCGCAAGATCGCAGGGATTGCTCGCGAAATTTCGCCGACCGAAGTGATGGGGCCCAGCAGTGGTGACCTCCTGGTCCTCGGGTGGGGAAGTACGTTTGGTCCGATCGAGGCCGCCGTACGGAAGGCTCAAAATGAAGGCAAGGAGGTAGCTCACGTTCATTTACGGCACCTCAATCCGTTGCCGCCCGACTTAGGGGACGTTTTGAAAAGATTCCGCCGGGTCCTGGTCCCGGAAATGAATCTGGGTCAGCTCGTGAAAATTATTCGCGCAGAGTATCTCATCGACGCCGTAGGGTTGAACAAGATCCAGGGCGTGCCCTTCAAAGAAGCGGAAATTTCGCGCCGGATCCGACAGATGTTGGGAGATTGA
- a CDS encoding 2-oxoacid:ferredoxin oxidoreductase subunit beta, which produces MNIPATPPKLSRKDFVTDQDVRWCPGCGDYAILAQVQKVMPELGIPRENIVFISGIGCSSRFPYYMNTYGFHSIHGRAPAIAAGLKITRPELSVWVVTGDGDGLSIGGNHLIHALRRNIDIKILLFNNRIYGLTKGQYSPTSEQGKVTKSTPYGSADYPFNPISVALGAQATFVARSVDVEAKHLQDTLLRAYQHKGTAFVEILQNCNIFNDGAFAALTDKETKADAQLLLEHGKPLLFGKHRNKGIRLRNGKPEIVDAGGSTTDSELLVHDETDAGLAFLLSQLTPPEFPTPIGVFHAVTRPTYEDIVRDQIETAKKRRPADLSALLRQGDLWTVS; this is translated from the coding sequence ATGAACATTCCCGCAACGCCACCCAAGCTATCAAGAAAAGATTTCGTCACTGACCAAGACGTCCGTTGGTGCCCCGGATGCGGCGATTACGCAATCCTGGCCCAAGTGCAGAAAGTCATGCCGGAACTTGGGATTCCACGGGAAAATATTGTGTTTATTTCCGGCATTGGTTGCTCAAGTCGTTTTCCCTACTACATGAACACGTACGGCTTCCACTCCATCCACGGGAGAGCTCCAGCAATTGCGGCCGGTTTGAAAATAACTCGTCCCGAACTGTCGGTATGGGTCGTCACTGGAGATGGGGATGGCCTCTCCATTGGCGGCAACCACCTCATTCATGCGCTGCGACGCAACATCGACATCAAGATTTTACTCTTTAACAATCGCATTTACGGGCTAACCAAGGGGCAATACTCGCCCACATCGGAACAGGGGAAGGTCACTAAGTCGACCCCGTATGGCTCCGCAGATTATCCGTTCAACCCGATCTCCGTGGCCTTAGGGGCCCAAGCCACCTTCGTGGCGCGCAGTGTCGATGTGGAGGCAAAGCACCTTCAGGATACCCTGCTCCGGGCATACCAGCACAAGGGCACTGCATTTGTCGAGATCCTACAGAACTGCAACATTTTTAATGATGGGGCCTTCGCTGCCCTCACGGACAAGGAGACCAAGGCTGATGCCCAACTGCTGCTGGAACACGGTAAGCCCCTGCTGTTCGGCAAGCACCGAAACAAGGGTATTCGCCTGCGAAATGGCAAACCGGAAATTGTCGACGCAGGAGGAAGCACCACGGATTCGGAGCTTCTCGTCCACGACGAAACAGATGCCGGGTTGGCGTTCCTTTTGAGTCAGCTTACGCCCCCAGAGTTTCCAACACCTATCGGTGTCTTCCACGCGGTCACTCGCCCGACCTACGAGGACATCGTTAGAGACCAAATTGAAACAGCCAAAAAACGACGGCCTGCTGATCTAAGCGCACTGCTGCGCCAAGGGGATCTGTGGACGGTTTCGTGA
- a CDS encoding universal stress protein, whose amino-acid sequence MATSDRKVKAGKKLHSLNAGGPKRILAATDFSSIGNRAVAYAMSLSEVLNAQVVVVHVVQPVLQVEGLDAAALAKEGEAWAKRQVQKLGSQPAAVVITHGSPVDSILREAKKHRADLVVVGSRGLSGWKKWILGSVAQRLLQMAHCPVLVVPKQARLPKK is encoded by the coding sequence ATGGCCACGAGCGATCGTAAGGTGAAGGCGGGTAAGAAACTTCATTCCCTGAATGCTGGAGGACCCAAGAGGATCCTTGCTGCGACGGACTTTTCCTCTATCGGAAACCGGGCGGTGGCCTACGCGATGTCATTGAGCGAGGTGCTGAACGCTCAAGTGGTTGTTGTCCACGTGGTCCAACCCGTGCTGCAAGTAGAGGGACTTGATGCTGCCGCTCTGGCCAAAGAAGGAGAAGCCTGGGCCAAGCGACAGGTGCAGAAGCTAGGGTCGCAACCAGCGGCGGTCGTGATCACACATGGATCTCCCGTCGATTCGATTCTGCGCGAAGCGAAGAAGCATCGTGCAGATTTAGTCGTAGTTGGCTCCCGAGGGCTGAGCGGGTGGAAGAAGTGGATTCTCGGGAGTGTTGCACAACGCTTGCTGCAGATGGCTCACTGCCCCGTTTTGGTCGTTCCCAAGCAGGCGCGTTTGCCAAAAAAGTGA